One Solibacillus sp. R5-41 DNA segment encodes these proteins:
- the hpaB gene encoding 4-hydroxyphenylacetate 3-monooxygenase, oxygenase component: MGAINGEDYINRLNQLNNEIWVDGRKVEGLLSEHPTFKGLIQTKASLYDLQHDPKIKDEMTFISPVSGAPIGLSYLQPKTKEDLLKRRKMMEHWARYTGGVLGRSPDYLNSVLMSFASSVSLLKGKENCFPDNLQAFFELARENDLSLTHTFIAPQVNRSQIYFENTEEPIAAKVIAENEEGIVIKGARLLATQGGLTDEVFVFSVGSFLFNEDEAFAFAIPSNTKGLKFICRDTFIGGDSSFNHPLSSRYEEIDSLVVFDNVLVPWERVFYYKNDEVAENFPIQSSFHHFAKHQVLTRQIVKTEFILGVAELLIETINVSEYQHIQEKMSEIIIGLETMKSLLEKSENDAALDEWGYMRPDIISLKVAGNIFPKIYPRFIEIIQLIGASGMITLPTEKAFHSAIRADLDQYLQGASKTAEERVKIFRLAWDLTMSSFGTRQMQYERYFFGDPIRLSSDLYKTYPKKEFVEVVNNLLNLKKRE; this comes from the coding sequence ATGGGGGCTATTAATGGCGAAGATTATATTAACCGATTAAATCAGTTAAATAATGAAATCTGGGTTGACGGTAGAAAAGTTGAAGGATTGCTGTCTGAACATCCCACTTTTAAGGGGCTTATTCAGACAAAAGCTTCTCTTTATGATTTGCAACATGACCCAAAAATAAAAGATGAAATGACTTTCATATCACCGGTTTCAGGGGCACCTATTGGACTTTCCTATTTACAACCAAAAACAAAAGAGGACTTATTGAAAAGACGGAAGATGATGGAGCATTGGGCAAGGTATACGGGTGGTGTTTTAGGAAGAAGCCCTGACTATTTGAACTCTGTTTTAATGAGCTTTGCCTCTTCAGTATCCTTATTAAAGGGTAAAGAGAACTGTTTTCCAGATAATCTTCAAGCATTTTTTGAATTGGCCAGAGAAAATGATTTATCTCTTACACATACATTTATCGCCCCACAAGTGAACCGCTCTCAAATTTATTTTGAAAATACGGAAGAGCCAATCGCAGCGAAGGTTATTGCTGAAAATGAAGAAGGCATCGTGATAAAAGGCGCACGTCTTTTAGCTACACAAGGTGGTTTAACCGATGAGGTATTTGTATTTAGTGTTGGTAGCTTTCTTTTTAATGAAGATGAAGCTTTTGCATTTGCCATCCCCTCAAATACGAAAGGGTTAAAATTTATTTGTAGGGATACATTTATTGGTGGAGACTCTTCCTTTAATCATCCGTTAAGTTCAAGATACGAAGAGATAGATTCACTTGTCGTTTTTGACAATGTATTAGTTCCGTGGGAGCGAGTATTTTATTATAAGAACGATGAAGTAGCTGAAAATTTTCCAATTCAAAGCTCTTTTCACCATTTTGCTAAACATCAAGTGTTGACTAGACAAATAGTAAAAACAGAATTTATTTTAGGTGTTGCTGAGCTTCTTATAGAAACGATCAACGTTAGTGAGTATCAACATATACAAGAAAAGATGTCGGAAATCATCATTGGTTTAGAAACAATGAAATCATTGTTAGAAAAATCGGAGAATGACGCAGCACTAGATGAATGGGGTTATATGCGCCCTGATATTATATCACTGAAGGTTGCCGGTAACATTTTCCCGAAAATCTATCCTCGTTTCATTGAAATTATCCAATTAATTGGCGCTAGCGGAATGATAACATTGCCAACGGAAAAGGCATTTCATTCTGCTATTAGAGCAGATTTAGATCAATATCTCCAAGGAGCAAGTAAAACAGCAGAGGAACGAGTAAAAATATTCCGTTTAGCCTGGGATTTAACAATGAGTTCATTTGGAACGAGACAAATGCAATATGAGAGGTATTTTTTTGGCGATCCAATTCGCTTATCAAGTGATTTATATAAAACTTACCCCAAAAAAGAATTTGTAGAGGTAGTTAATAATTTGTTAAATCTTAAAAAGAGAGAGTAA
- a CDS encoding HAMP domain-containing sensor histidine kinase, with protein MRNISHALITKVIVFLFAVVCITGTVKTIIDMEVNEVHLSSINQKNYFESRAFADESYRIISPLAQLIGKYKSEEHILSGKTLTEEEIREIEGNLYNEFRYSYKYNDNLSEKENTRIYQENYADDINRKKAENMKEQVREFYRLLSTLKANKGIIYYASNGEQVFSNSGFNKKQQFEEYNTYMLFEDYQQKIVPIEAKENRYFSYFTHEVERLNPQTDVIYVAYKEPYLKQKTQEWEKNKAISKRLLNEFLVYVAGFILSMIYLIIVIGRTSFKDKEVHLNVMDKLYNDLNIIIVVSLTSMWIAMIIDVFHDMYMLLTVPIFSIALLLILSLIKHIKNRTLLKHTLIYQIFKKIFLSVKNVFDSGSTGIKVVLLVIGYPVVVAATFFIFPITIGLVAWFALKKVKSFNHIKEGVEQIKNGNLHHRIELDGKGEFSQLASNINSITDGLKMSVDSEIKSERLKTELITNVSHDIRTPLTSIITYVDLLKIENDPEKVAEYIDVLDQKSKRLKHLTDDLFEAAKASSGSMPVQIERIDIVSLLTQGIGEMDEKIEASALDFKLAYPTEKVYVKADGKLLWRSIENLFSNIFKYAQPASRVYIDVEDLENEIRVTFKNISAYELNISADELMERFKRGDESRTSQGSGLGLSIAESLINIQRGKFSVQVDGDLFKAMIYLPKFPNE; from the coding sequence TTGAGAAATATTAGTCATGCACTTATTACGAAAGTGATTGTGTTTCTATTTGCTGTCGTTTGTATAACCGGTACAGTGAAGACAATTATTGATATGGAAGTAAATGAGGTTCATCTTAGTAGTATAAATCAAAAAAATTACTTTGAAAGCCGAGCGTTCGCAGATGAAAGTTACCGCATTATTTCACCTTTAGCGCAATTAATCGGAAAATATAAAAGTGAAGAACATATTTTAAGTGGTAAGACACTAACTGAAGAAGAGATTAGAGAAATTGAAGGTAATTTATATAATGAATTTCGTTATTCATACAAATATAATGACAATTTGAGTGAAAAGGAAAATACTCGTATATATCAAGAAAATTATGCAGATGACATCAATCGTAAAAAAGCTGAAAACATGAAAGAGCAAGTAAGGGAATTTTACAGGTTACTCAGCACACTAAAAGCAAATAAAGGAATCATCTATTATGCGAGTAACGGTGAACAAGTATTTTCTAATAGTGGATTCAATAAAAAACAGCAATTTGAGGAGTATAATACGTATATGCTATTTGAGGACTATCAACAAAAGATTGTCCCAATTGAAGCGAAAGAAAATCGCTACTTTAGCTACTTTACGCATGAAGTTGAAAGGCTGAATCCACAAACGGATGTAATTTATGTGGCGTATAAAGAACCTTACTTAAAACAAAAAACACAAGAATGGGAAAAGAATAAAGCAATTTCTAAACGCTTACTTAATGAATTTCTTGTATATGTAGCAGGATTTATTTTATCAATGATTTATTTAATCATAGTTATTGGTAGAACATCCTTTAAAGATAAAGAAGTTCATTTAAATGTTATGGATAAACTATATAATGACCTCAATATTATAATTGTCGTTAGTTTAACTTCGATGTGGATAGCGATGATTATTGATGTGTTCCACGATATGTACATGCTTCTTACAGTACCTATTTTTAGCATTGCCTTACTGTTGATTTTATCGCTAATAAAGCATATTAAAAATAGAACACTGCTTAAGCATACGCTCATCTATCAAATTTTCAAAAAGATTTTTCTTTCAGTGAAAAATGTCTTTGATAGTGGCAGTACTGGTATAAAAGTTGTACTACTTGTTATTGGCTATCCAGTAGTTGTTGCGGCAACGTTTTTTATATTTCCGATTACCATTGGTTTAGTGGCTTGGTTTGCGTTGAAAAAGGTGAAGTCGTTTAACCACATTAAAGAAGGCGTAGAGCAAATTAAAAATGGAAATCTCCATCATCGAATTGAATTAGACGGAAAAGGGGAATTTAGCCAACTGGCATCAAATATTAATAGCATTACCGATGGGTTAAAAATGTCGGTGGATAGTGAGATTAAGAGCGAGCGTTTAAAAACAGAGCTCATTACAAATGTTTCTCATGATATTAGAACGCCATTAACGTCAATCATTACGTATGTCGATTTATTAAAAATTGAAAATGACCCAGAAAAAGTTGCAGAATATATTGATGTGTTAGATCAAAAATCGAAAAGATTAAAGCATTTAACGGATGACTTATTTGAAGCGGCTAAAGCATCCAGTGGAAGTATGCCTGTTCAGATAGAGCGAATTGACATCGTTTCATTGCTAACACAAGGAATAGGGGAAATGGATGAAAAAATCGAAGCATCGGCATTAGATTTTAAATTAGCCTACCCAACAGAAAAGGTATATGTGAAGGCAGATGGTAAATTACTATGGCGCTCTATCGAAAACTTATTCTCAAACATTTTTAAATACGCACAGCCTGCATCAAGGGTATATATTGATGTTGAAGATTTAGAGAATGAAATACGCGTCACATTTAAAAATATATCAGCATATGAATTAAATATTTCAGCTGATGAGCTAATGGAACGATTTAAACGAGGGGATGAATCGAGAACTAGTCAAGGTAGCGGATTAGGGTTGTCGATTGCTGAAAGCCTTATCAACATCCAGCGCGGAAAGTTCAGTGTCCAAGTAGATGGCGATTTATTTAAGGCGATGATTTATTTACCGAAATTTCCAAATGAATAA